A single region of the Brachypodium distachyon strain Bd21 chromosome 3, Brachypodium_distachyon_v3.0, whole genome shotgun sequence genome encodes:
- the LOC100831040 gene encoding ATPase 8, plasma membrane-type, which produces MASISLEDVRNETVDLETIPVQEVFQHLKCSKQGLSASEAENRLRIFGPNKLEEKTENKLLKFLGFMWNPLSWVMEAAAIMAIVLANGGGKPPDWQDFVGIVVLLFINSTISFIEENNAGNAAAALMAGLAPKTKVLRDGKWLEMDASILVPGDIISIKLGDIIPADARLLEGDPLKVDQAALTGESMPVNKHAGQGVFSGSTVKQGEIEAVVIATGVHTFFGKAAHLVDSTNNVGHFQLVLTAIGNFCIISIAAGMLVEVVVMYPIQHRAYRDGIDNLLVLLIGGIPIAMPTVLSVTMAIGSHRLSQQGAITKRMTAIEEMAGMDVLCSDKTGTLTLNKLTVDKSLIEVCGRGIDKDTVLLYAARASRVENQDAIDTCIVGMLADPKEARAGIQEVHFLPFNPVEKRTAITYIDGNGDWHRISKGAPEQIIELCRMPKEAEKRIHSLIDSYADRGLRSLGVSYQQVPAKNKDSPGEPWQFTGLLPLFDPPRHDSAETIRRALHLGVNVKMITGDQLAIGKETARRLGMGTNMYPSTTLLGDKSTEMSGLPIDELIEKADGFAGVFPEHKYEIVKRLQDRKHICGMTGDGVNDAPALKKADIGIAVDDATDAARSASDIVLTEPGLSVIVSAVLTSRAIFQRMKNYTIYAVSITIRIVLGFMLVALLWKFDFAPFMVLIIAILNDGTIMTISKDRVKPSPTPDSWKLKEIFATGVVLGTYMALVTVLFFYLAHDTDFFTETFGVRSIKENEKELMAALYLQVSIISQALIFVTRSRSWSFVERPGFLLLAAFLAAQLVATCIAVYANWEFCRMQGIGWGWGASIWAFSIVTYIPLDVLKFIIRYALSGRAWNNINNKTAFTNKSDYGKVEREAQWATAQRTLHGLNQPSNNSDLFNDNSGYRELSEIAEQAAKRAEVARLRELHTLKGHVESVVKLKGLDIETINQSYTV; this is translated from the exons ATGGCGTCCATCTCGCTGGAGGACGTCCGGAACGAGACGGTGGACCTGGAGACGATCCCGGTGCAGGAGGTGTTCCAGCACCTGAAATGCAGCAAGCAGGGCCTCTCCGCCTCGGAGGCCGAGAACCGGCTCAGGATCTTTGGCCCCAACAagctggaggagaagacggAGAACAAGCTGCTCAAGTTCCTGGGCTTCATGTGGAACCCGCTGTCGTGGGTCatggaggccgccgccatcatgGCCATCGTGCTCgccaacggcggcggcaagccCCCCGACTGGCAGGACTTCGTCGgcatcgtcgtcctcctcttcatcaacTCCACCATcagcttcatcgaggagaaCAACGCCGGCAacgccgcggccgccctcATGGCCGGCCTGGCCCCCAAGACCAAGGTGCTCCGTGACGGGAAGTGGCTCGAGATGGACGCCTCCATCCTCGTCCCCGGGGACATCATCAGCATCAAGCTCGGTGACATCATCCCCGCTGACGCCAGGCTGCTGGAAGGCGACCCGCTCAAGGTTGACCAGGCGGCGTTGACCGGCGAGTCCATGCCGGTCAACAAGCACGCCGGGCAAGGGGTCTTCTCGGGGTCCACGGTGAAGCAGGGCGAGATCGAGGCCGTGGTGATCGCGACCGGGGTGCACACCTTCTTCGGCAAGGCGGCGCATCTCGTGGACAGCACAAACAACGTGGGACACTTCCAGCTCGTGCTCACCGCCATTGGCAACTTCTGTATCATCTCCATTGCCGCTGGCATGCTGGTGGAGGTTGTCGTGATGTACCCGATCCAGCACCGGGCGTACCGGGACGGCATCGACAACCTCCTTGTGCTGCTCATCGGGGGCATCCCGATCGCCATGCCCACCGTGCTGTCCGTCACCATGGCAATCGGCTCGCACCGGCTGTCGCAGCAGGGCGCCATCACCAAGCGGATGACGGCCATCGAGGAGATGGCCGGCATGGACGTGCTCTGCAGCGACAAGACGGGCACGCTCACGCTCAACAAGCTCACCGTCGACAAGTCGCTCATCGAGGTCTGCGGCAGGGGGATCGACAAGGACACCGTGCTGCTCTACGCGGCCAGGGCGTCCCGCGTCGAGAACCAGGACGCCATTGACACGTGCATTGTCGGAATGCTGGCCGATCCCAAGGAAGCCAGGGCCGGGATCCAGGAGGTGCATTTCCTGCCCTTCAACCCTGTGGAGAAGCGCACGGCCATTACCTACATCGACGGCAATGGCGACTGGCACAGGATCAGCAAGGGCGCGCCGGAGCAGATCATCGAGCTCTGCAGGATGCCCAAGGAGGCCGAGAAGAGGATCCACAGCCTCATCGACAGTTACGCCGACCGTGGGCTCAGGTCCCTCGGCGTGTCGTACCAGCAGGTGCCCGCCAAGAACAAGGACAGCCCCGGGGAGCCATGGCAGTTCACGGGCCTCCTGCCGCTCTTCGATCCTCCGAGGCACGACAGCGCGGAGACCATCCGCCGCGCGCTGCACCTGGGCGTGAACGTCAAGATGATCACGGGAGACCAGCTGGCCATCGGCAaggagacggcgcggcggctcGGCATGGGCACCAACATGTACCCGTCCACGACGCTGCTGGGGGACAAGAGCACGGAGATGAGCGGGCTCCCCATCGACGAGCTGATCGAGAAGGCCGACGGGTTCGCGGGGGTGTTCCCGGAGCACAAGTACGAGATCGTGAAGCGGCTGCAGGACCGGAAACACATCTGCGGCATGACCGGGGACGGCGTGAACGACGCCCCGGCGCTGAAGAAGGCCGACATCGGCATCGCCGTGGACGACGCCACGGACGCCGCCCGGAGCGCGTCGGACATCGTGCTCACGGAGCCCGGGCTGAGCGTCATCGTGTCGGCGGTGCTCACCAGCAGGGCCATCTTCCAGAGGATGAAGAACTACACCATCTACGCCGTGTCCATCACCATCCGGATCGTGCTGGGATTCATGCTCGTCGCGCTGCTCTGGAAGTTCGACTTCGCGCCATTCATGGTGCTCATCATCGCCATCCTCAACGATGGCACCATCATGACCATCTCCAAGGACCGCGTCAAGCCGTCCCCGACCCCGGACTCGTGGAAGCTCAAGGAGATCTTCGCCACCGGCGTCGTCCTCGGCACCTACATGGCCCTCGTCACCGTCCTCTTCTTCTACCTCGCACACGACACCGACTTCTTCACC GAGACGTTTGGGGTGAGGTCGATCAAGGAGAACGAGAAGGAGCTGATGGCGGCGCTGTACCTGCAGGTGAGCATAATCAGCCAGGCGCTCATCTTCGTGACGAGGTCGAGGAGCTGGTCGTTCGTGGAGCGGCCGGGGTTCCTGCTGCTGGCGGCATTCCTGGCGGCGCAGCTGGTGGCCACGTGCATCGCGGTGTACGCCAACTGGGAGTTCTGCCGGATGCAGGGGATCGGTTGGGGTTGGGGCGCCTCCATCTGGGCCTTCAGCATCGTCACCTACATCCCCCTCGACGTCCTCAAGTTCATCATCCGATACGCGCTTAGCGGCAGAGCATGGAACAACATCAACAACAAG ACGGCGTTCACGAATAAGAGCGACTACGGCAAGGTGGAGAGGGAGGCGCAGTGGGCGACGGCGCAGAGGACGCTGCACGGGCTGAACCAGCCCAGCAACAACTCCGACCTCTTCAACGACAACTCGGGCTACCGCGAGCTGTCCGAGATCGCCGAGCAGGCCGCCAAGCGCGCCGAGGTGGCCAGGCTCAGGGAGCTGCACACGCTCAAAGGACACGTCGAGTCGGTGGTCAAGCTcaaggggctcgacatcgAGACGATCAACCAGAGCTACACGGTATGA